A stretch of DNA from Campylobacter sp. MG1:
TCAAATCAAAAAATATATAAAGGTAAACAAAAATTAAATACTAAAATTACATTAAATAATTCTAGTTTAATATTTCATAATGATGCTAATATATTTTATGAAGATGCAAATTTTAACAGCACATCTACTATTTATTTTGATAGTTTATCTAAATTTATTTATATAGATGGTGGTTTTATAGGATATTCAAAAGCTAAATTTAAAGCTAATTTAAGATTAAAACTATTTATCAATTATAAATTAATTTTTAACGATAATTTTATTTATGAAAATATAAATAGTTTGCTTTCTAATTTAAATTATGAATATTTTTATAATTTAATACTTAATGAAAATATTGATATTAAAGAAATTTTTAATGAAAATATAATAATTACTCATAGTAATATTAATAATATTTTAATAGTTAGAATATTATCTAATAGTAACGACTTAGCAATGTCTTACATAAATGATATAAAACAAGAATTTTTATTAAAACAATCTTAAGGAGAAATTATGACATTAACAAAAAAAGAGCAAGAAAAACTCTTATTAAGCTATGCAGCAGTAGTTGCTAGAAAGCGTTTAGACAATGGTCTTAAGTTAAATTGCCCTGAAGCAATTGCTATTATAAGTGATTATGTAATGGAAGGTGCAAGAGCAGGTAAGAGCGTAAGCGACCTTATGAACGAAGGTAAAAATGTTTTACGCAAAGACCAAGTTATGGAAGGTGTTGCTGATATAGTA
This window harbors:
- a CDS encoding urease subunit gamma, which translates into the protein MTLTKKEQEKLLLSYAAVVARKRLDNGLKLNCPEAIAIISDYVMEGARAGKSVSDLMNEGKNVLRKDQVMEGVADIVNEVQIEATFKDGTKLVTIHNPIN
- a CDS encoding urease accessory protein UreD, translating into MNTLKITLYDNKLKNNFQLGMTRLLEVPCYDDMFFAYLITLGGGLVDKDMYELDFELLNSKAYLSSQSNQKIYKGKQKLNTKITLNNSSLIFHNDANIFYEDANFNSTSTIYFDSLSKFIYIDGGFIGYSKAKFKANLRLKLFINYKLIFNDNFIYENINSLLSNLNYEYFYNLILNENIDIKEIFNENIIITHSNINNILIVRILSNSNDLAMSYINDIKQEFLLKQS